In Mus musculus strain C57BL/6J chromosome 1, GRCm38.p6 C57BL/6J, a single genomic region encodes these proteins:
- the Csrp1 gene encoding cysteine and glycine-rich protein 1: MPNWGGGKKCGVCQKTVYFAEEVQCEGNSFHKSCFLCMVCKKNLDSTTVAVHGEEIYCKSCYGKKYGPKGYGYGQGAGTLSTDKGESLGIKHEEAPGHRPTTNPNASKFAQKIGGSERCPRCSQAVYAAEKVIGAGKSWHKSCFRCAKCGKGLESTTLADKDGEIYCKGCYAKNFGPKGFGFGQGAGALVHSE; the protein is encoded by the exons atgcCAAACTGGGGAGGAGGCAAGAAATGTGGGGTATGCCAGAAGACGGTCTACTTTGCTGAGGAGGTCCAGTGCGAGGGCAACAGCTTCCATAAATCCTGCTTCCTGTGTA TGGTCTGCAAGAAGAATCTGGACAGCACCACCGTGGCAGTGCATGGAGAAGAGATCTATTGCAAGTCATGTTACGGCAAGAAGTATGGGCCAAAAGGCTACGGCTACGGGCAGGGCGCAGGCACGCTGAGCACAGACAAGGGGGAGTCTCTGGGCATCAAGCATGAGGA AGCCCCTGGACACAGGCCCACCACCAACCCCAATGCATCCAAGTTTGCCCAGAAGATTGGCGGCTCTGAGCGCTGTCCCCGCTGTAGCCAGGCGGTCTATGCTGCGGAGAAGGTGATCGGTGCCGGGAAG TCCTGGCATAAGTCCTGCTTCCGATGTGCCAAGTGTGGCAAAGGCCTTGAGTCGACCACCCTGGCAGACAAGGATGGTGAGATCTACTGTAAAG GATGCTATGCCAAAAACTTTGGGCCCAAAGGTTTTGGCTTTGGACAGGGAGCTGGAGCCTTGGTTCACTCAGAGTGA